The following coding sequences are from one Epilithonimonas vandammei window:
- a CDS encoding putative signal transducing protein, whose translation MELITLKIFNTEIEAEMLKIFLETNDIETYVFGNILANTYNLFNNTSGGVQLKVSENDFEKANELMTEFYNKDHQ comes from the coding sequence ATGGAACTAATCACACTCAAGATTTTTAATACAGAAATCGAAGCAGAAATGCTCAAAATTTTCCTGGAAACCAATGACATTGAAACTTATGTTTTCGGAAATATTTTAGCCAATACTTACAATCTTTTCAACAATACAAGTGGCGGCGTTCAGCTAAAAGTCTCAGAAAATGACTTCGAAAAAGCAAATGAATTGATGACTGAATTTTATAATAAAGACCACCAATAA
- a CDS encoding quinone-dependent dihydroorotate dehydrogenase encodes MYKSLIRPILFKFDPEEVHHFTFSFLKNFGFLAKLFLPKPIEDKHLEREVFGLKFKNPVGLAAGFDKDAKLFNELSDLGFGFIEIGTLTPKPQAGNDKKRLFRLKEDSAIINRMGFNNGGVDEAIERLKKNKNVLIGGNIGKNKVTPNEEAVNDYKICFEKLFPYVDYFVVNVSSPNTPNLRELQDKKPLTELLSTLQNLNLQKPKQKPILLKIAPDLTDSQLLDIIDIVKETKIAGVIATNTTLSRESLVSENKTETGGLSGKPLTKRSTEVIRFLSEKSGKAFPIIGVGGIHTAQDALEKLEAGASLVQLYTGFIYEGPELINAINREILRQKI; translated from the coding sequence ATGTACAAAAGCCTAATTCGTCCGATTCTTTTCAAATTCGACCCCGAAGAAGTTCATCATTTTACATTTTCTTTTTTGAAGAATTTTGGATTTCTAGCCAAATTATTTCTACCAAAACCAATTGAAGACAAACATCTCGAGCGTGAAGTTTTCGGATTGAAATTCAAAAATCCGGTTGGATTGGCCGCAGGTTTTGATAAAGACGCCAAGTTGTTTAATGAATTGTCTGACCTTGGATTCGGATTCATAGAAATCGGAACTTTGACACCGAAACCTCAAGCTGGAAATGATAAAAAACGATTGTTCCGACTGAAAGAGGATTCTGCAATTATCAACAGAATGGGTTTCAATAACGGTGGTGTTGATGAAGCAATTGAACGTCTGAAAAAAAACAAAAATGTTCTGATAGGTGGAAATATTGGAAAGAATAAAGTCACTCCAAATGAAGAAGCAGTTAATGATTACAAAATCTGTTTCGAGAAATTATTTCCTTACGTTGATTATTTTGTAGTTAATGTCAGTTCGCCAAACACACCAAATCTCCGTGAACTTCAGGATAAAAAACCTTTGACAGAATTATTATCAACACTTCAAAACCTCAATCTTCAAAAACCAAAACAGAAACCAATTCTTCTGAAAATCGCTCCGGATTTGACCGATTCTCAACTTTTAGATATTATCGATATCGTTAAAGAAACAAAAATTGCTGGCGTTATTGCGACGAACACAACTTTATCCAGAGAAAGTTTGGTTTCAGAAAATAAAACTGAAACAGGCGGACTTTCCGGAAAACCTTTGACAAAACGTTCTACGGAAGTTATCAGATTTCTATCAGAAAAAAGTGGAAAAGCATTTCCAATCATCGGCGTTGGCGGGATTCACACTGCGCAGGATGCTTTGGAAAAACTGGAAGCTGGCGCGAGTCTGGTTCAGCTTTACACAGGATTCATCTACGAAGGTCCGGAATTGATTAATGCAATCAACCGGGAAATTCTTCGACAAAAAATTTAA
- a CDS encoding pseudouridine synthase — MLDILYQDDYLIAINKPSGLLVHKSKYAGPADEYAVEKLTNQIGKKVHLVHRLDRKTSGVLLFAFDKETLKLISDQFMNREVEKKYLTILRGWTKEEETIDYDLTNENEIVQNAITYYRRLQISEIDLPFLKHPTSRYSFVEAIPETGRFHQLRKHFKHILHPILGCRKHGCNKQNKLWLNTFNITAMPLHSHQLNFKHPITNQNISINASLNVNPGFLEIGNILSFNFQEYI; from the coding sequence ATGTTAGACATTCTTTATCAAGACGACTACCTTATCGCCATCAACAAGCCGAGCGGACTTTTGGTTCATAAGTCAAAATATGCTGGCCCGGCAGATGAATATGCGGTAGAGAAATTGACAAATCAAATCGGAAAAAAGGTTCATCTTGTTCATCGTCTCGACCGGAAAACATCGGGCGTTTTGCTATTTGCTTTTGATAAAGAAACACTTAAACTAATAAGTGACCAGTTTATGAATCGCGAAGTTGAGAAGAAATATCTGACGATTCTACGCGGTTGGACAAAGGAAGAAGAAACGATTGACTATGACCTGACCAATGAAAATGAAATCGTCCAAAACGCCATCACCTATTATCGTCGTCTGCAAATTTCTGAAATCGATCTACCATTTCTAAAACATCCAACTTCTCGATATTCTTTTGTTGAAGCGATTCCCGAGACAGGAAGATTTCATCAACTGAGAAAACATTTCAAACATATTTTACATCCGATTTTAGGTTGCAGAAAACACGGGTGCAATAAGCAGAATAAGTTGTGGCTCAATACTTTTAATATTACTGCAATGCCGTTGCATTCTCACCAGCTTAATTTTAAACATCCAATCACCAATCAGAACATTTCCATCAACGCAAGCTTGAATGTGAATCCTGGTTTTTTAGAAATCGGAAACATATTAAGTTTCAATTTTCAGGAATATATTTAG
- a CDS encoding virulence RhuM family protein, whose amino-acid sequence MDNQEQYSNFIFYQDENGNTNIQVIVDSDSETIWASQKAMGEIFNVESNTITYHLGEIFKTEELVENSVTRKIRATALDGKKYNTKFYNLDAIISVGYRVNSIQATAFRKWATNVLKEYMVKGFALNDERLKQGNQLFGKDYFAELLERIREIRASERLFYQKITDIYATSIDYDVHSPITQEFYATVQNKLHWAIHHHTAAELIQLRANAKYPNMGLTSFKNEKKGGKILKSDVGVAKNYLKEDEIAELNRIVSMYLDFAENMAKRNKEMKMVDWIKRLDAFLEFNEYNILKDSGKVSAKFAKTFAENEYEKFRIIQDIEYKSDFDKTVEEIKATGKVPKYSPFSIKKALEGLESNLSDFDKKLKEGLNFNPKDDR is encoded by the coding sequence ATGGATAATCAGGAACAATATTCAAACTTTATATTCTATCAGGATGAAAATGGAAATACTAATATTCAAGTAATTGTTGATAGTGATTCTGAAACTATTTGGGCTTCTCAAAAAGCAATGGGAGAAATTTTTAATGTCGAATCAAATACTATTACTTACCATTTAGGAGAGATTTTTAAAACAGAAGAATTAGTTGAAAATTCAGTTACTCGAAAAATTCGAGCAACTGCTTTAGATGGGAAAAAATATAACACAAAATTTTATAACCTAGATGCAATTATTTCTGTTGGTTATCGTGTAAATTCAATCCAAGCAACAGCTTTCAGAAAATGGGCAACAAATGTTTTGAAAGAGTATATGGTAAAAGGGTTTGCTTTAAATGATGAAAGATTAAAACAAGGAAATCAATTATTTGGAAAAGATTATTTTGCGGAATTACTTGAAAGGATTAGAGAAATCCGTGCAAGTGAAAGATTGTTTTACCAAAAAATAACCGACATCTACGCAACCTCAATAGATTATGATGTACATTCCCCAATTACACAGGAGTTTTATGCCACCGTTCAGAACAAATTGCATTGGGCAATTCATCACCATACAGCAGCAGAATTAATACAATTAAGAGCAAATGCAAAATATCCTAATATGGGATTAACTTCATTCAAGAATGAAAAAAAAGGAGGCAAGATATTAAAGTCTGATGTTGGTGTAGCAAAAAATTATTTGAAAGAAGATGAAATAGCTGAGTTAAACAGGATTGTTTCGATGTACTTAGACTTTGCGGAAAATATGGCGAAGCGAAATAAAGAAATGAAAATGGTTGATTGGATAAAAAGGCTAGATGCTTTTCTCGAATTCAATGAATATAATATTTTAAAAGATTCCGGTAAGGTTTCTGCTAAATTTGCCAAAACGTTCGCAGAAAATGAATATGAAAAATTTAGAATTATTCAGGACATCGAATATAAATCTGATTTTGATAAAACGGTTGAAGAAATTAAAGCAACTGGAAAAGTCCCCAAATACTCTCCGTTTAGTATTAAAAAAGCTCTTGAAGGATTAGAAAGTAACTTATCTGACTTCGACAAAAAGCTTAAAGAGGGCCTAAACTTTAATCCAAAAGATGACCGATAA
- a CDS encoding glycine--tRNA ligase gives MAKQEDVFKKVVSHAKEYGFIFPSSEIYDGLSAIYDYGQNGAELKNNIKQYWWKAMVQLNENIVGIDSAIFMHPTIWKASGHVDAFNDPLIDNKDSKKRFRADVLVEDYCAKIEDKENKEIEKAAKRFGDAFNKAEFVATNPRVLEYRAKREAILSRLAKSLEKEDLADVKALIEELEIADPDTGSKNWTEVRQFNLMFGTKLGASTDSATDLYLRPETAQGIFVNYLNVQKTSRHKLPFGIAQIGKAFRNEIVARQFIFRMREFEQMEMQYFVPPGTELEFYENWKKTRLNWHLALGLGEDNYRFHDHEKLAHYANAAADIEFNFPFGFKELEGIHSRTDFDLSAHEKFSGRKIQYFDPERNENYVPYVVETSVGLDRLFLAIFSTCLKDEVLEDGSERTVLSLPPALAPVKAAILPLVKKDGLPEFADKIFNDLKFDFNVIFEEKDSIGKRYRRQDAIGTPFCITVDHDSLNDNTVTLRYRDTMEQERVPVSELRRIIDEKVNFRTLLSKI, from the coding sequence ATGGCAAAGCAAGAAGATGTTTTCAAAAAAGTGGTTTCCCACGCTAAAGAATATGGTTTTATTTTTCCTTCCAGCGAAATCTATGACGGACTTTCGGCCATCTACGATTACGGACAGAACGGCGCGGAACTGAAAAATAACATCAAACAATACTGGTGGAAAGCGATGGTTCAGCTGAACGAAAATATCGTTGGGATTGATTCTGCCATTTTTATGCACCCAACCATCTGGAAGGCCTCCGGACACGTGGATGCGTTCAACGACCCTTTGATTGATAACAAAGATTCTAAAAAACGCTTCCGCGCCGATGTTTTGGTGGAAGATTACTGCGCCAAAATCGAGGACAAGGAAAATAAAGAAATAGAAAAAGCGGCGAAGAGATTTGGTGACGCTTTCAACAAAGCTGAATTTGTAGCTACGAATCCAAGAGTTTTGGAATACAGAGCTAAAAGAGAGGCTATCCTTTCCAGACTGGCAAAATCTCTTGAAAAAGAAGACCTTGCGGACGTAAAAGCTTTGATTGAGGAATTGGAAATTGCTGACCCAGATACCGGTTCTAAAAACTGGACGGAAGTGAGACAATTCAACCTAATGTTTGGAACTAAACTGGGAGCCTCTACAGATTCTGCAACAGACCTTTATCTAAGACCGGAAACGGCTCAAGGTATTTTTGTGAATTATCTTAATGTTCAGAAAACTTCTCGTCATAAACTGCCTTTCGGGATTGCTCAGATTGGTAAAGCCTTTAGAAATGAGATTGTTGCGAGACAATTCATCTTCCGAATGAGAGAATTTGAACAGATGGAAATGCAATATTTTGTTCCACCTGGAACGGAGTTGGAGTTCTATGAAAATTGGAAAAAAACACGTCTTAACTGGCATTTGGCGCTTGGTTTAGGCGAAGATAATTACCGTTTCCACGACCACGAAAAGTTAGCGCACTATGCTAACGCTGCGGCTGATATCGAGTTTAATTTTCCGTTTGGCTTCAAAGAATTAGAAGGAATCCACAGTAGAACAGACTTTGACCTTTCGGCTCACGAAAAATTCTCTGGTAGAAAGATTCAGTATTTTGACCCGGAAAGAAATGAGAATTATGTGCCTTACGTTGTAGAAACATCGGTTGGTTTGGACAGATTGTTTTTGGCAATTTTCTCAACTTGTCTTAAGGATGAAGTTTTGGAAGATGGTTCCGAAAGAACAGTTTTAAGTTTGCCACCGGCTTTGGCACCAGTAAAAGCAGCAATTTTGCCTTTGGTTAAAAAAGATGGTTTACCTGAATTTGCTGACAAGATTTTCAATGATTTGAAATTTGATTTCAATGTGATTTTTGAAGAGAAAGACAGCATCGGAAAACGTTACAGAAGACAGGATGCAATCGGAACGCCTTTCTGTATCACTGTGGATCACGATTCTTTGAATGACAACACAGTAACTTTAAGATACAGAGATACAATGGAACAGGAAAGAGTTCCGGTTTCTGAACTGAGAAGAATTATTGATGAGAAAGTGAATTTCAGAACGTTGCTTTCGAAGATTTAA
- a CDS encoding YdeI/OmpD-associated family protein: MKLAILKNNPIIFFAEIQQHQDINAAFVNFPFDTVELFGKKGQVKVKVLLDDKVVYRSSLANMGDDCHRLGLTQAIRKELGKTFGDIVEVKLWEDKEERIVIVPNDVQELLNQNKKAKEFYDKMSYTYKKEYIHWIDDAKKEETRERRKVKMIEMLLTGKKGI, translated from the coding sequence ATGAAATTAGCTATTTTGAAAAATAATCCAATCATCTTTTTCGCAGAAATCCAGCAACACCAAGACATCAATGCTGCTTTTGTCAATTTTCCATTTGATACCGTTGAATTATTTGGCAAGAAAGGACAAGTTAAAGTGAAAGTTCTGCTAGATGATAAAGTGGTGTACAGAAGCAGCCTTGCCAATATGGGCGACGATTGTCACAGATTAGGATTGACTCAGGCGATTAGAAAAGAATTAGGGAAGACATTTGGAGACATTGTTGAAGTTAAACTTTGGGAAGACAAAGAAGAACGGATTGTTATTGTTCCCAATGATGTTCAGGAATTACTTAATCAAAACAAAAAAGCGAAAGAATTCTATGATAAAATGTCCTACACTTATAAAAAAGAATACATCCACTGGATTGACGATGCCAAAAAAGAAGAAACCCGCGAACGCCGGAAAGTCAAAATGATAGAAATGCTTCTTACGGGAAAAAAAGGGATTTAA